In Puntigrus tetrazona isolate hp1 chromosome 22, ASM1883169v1, whole genome shotgun sequence, one genomic interval encodes:
- the yju2b gene encoding coiled-coil domain-containing protein 130 homolog, with protein MGERKGVNKYYPPDFDPAKHGSINGYRKTHPLRERARKLSQGILIIRFEMPYNIWCDGCKNHIGMGVRYNAEKKKVGTYYTTPIYRFRMKCHLCVNYIEMQTDPATCDYLIVSGAQRKEERWDMAENEQILTTEHSEKEKLETDAMYKLDHGGKDKEKLRAAIPSLTELQEHQSGWKDDFQLNCALRRKFRTEKKVIAEEEEKDNAVRMRTGLSIPLLPEKEEDKKLASLLTFQSPDSYDDRQQTKRQQISSRSWFSGPSSATGGAAGGLLQKLGQQGRGAAVAKALSSSTPSSHILVRRKSESSRTESANVTTSSSSPDTNATTVDTTPTGSPSPLTNNMNSSTESNTQSCTTEVHEEEDKNVCAGKSLVADYSDSDSGSEV; from the exons ATG gGTGAACGTAAAGGAGTGAACAAGTACTACCCTCCGGATTTTGATCCAGCCAAG CATGGCTCCATCAACGGCTACAGGAAAACGCACCCGTTACGGGAGCGGGCCAGGAAACTGTCCCAGGGCATCCTCATCATCCG atttGAGATGCCGTATAATATTTGGTGTGATGGCTGTAAGAATCATATCGGCATGG GGGTTCGATACAatgcagagaagaagaaagtggGCACTTACTACACAACTCCAATATATAG GTTCAGGATGAAGTGCCATCTGTGTGTGAACTACATAGAGATGCAGACAGACCCGGCCACCTGTGATTATCTCATTGTGAGTGGAGCCcaaaggaaggaagaaagatGGGACATGGCTGAGAATGAGCAGATACTCACTACTG AGCACAGTGAGAAAGAGAAGCTGGAGACAGACGCAATGTATAAGTTAGATCACGGAGGAAAGGATAAAGAAAAGCTACGTGCCGCCATCCCGTCTCTCACCGAGCTTCAAGAGCACCAGTCCGGGTGGAAAGATGACTTTCAGCTGAACTGCGCCCTCCGCAGGAAGTTCAGG ACTGAGAAGAAAGTGATTGCcgaggaggaagagaaagacaATGCAGTGCGAATGAGGACCGGTTTGTCTATCCCTTTGTTACcggaaaaagaagaagataaaAAACTGGCATCATTGCTCACCTTCCAGAGTCCAGACT CATACGACGACAGACAGCAGACAAAAAGGCAACAGATTTCGTCTCGTTCCTGGTTCAGTGGCCCATCTTCAGCAACGGGGGGAGCTGCCGGGGGCCTCTTGCAGAAGTTAGGCCAGCAGGGTCGAGGAGCAGCCGTGGCTAAAGCACTCAGCTCTTCAACACCCAGCTCACACATCCTGGTACGCAGGAAGTCAGAAAGCAGCAGGACTGAAAGCGCCAATGTTACGACCTCCAGCTCGTCCCCTGACACTAATGCAACAACTGTAGACACGACCCCCACGGGCTCGCCTTCTCCTCTCACAAACAACATGAATTCAAGCACAGAATCAAACACTCAAAGCTGCACTACAGAGGTGCATGAAGAGGAAGACAAGAACGTGTGTGCTGGAAAGTCCCTGGTTGCAGATTACAGTGACTCTGACTCAGGCAGTGAGGTTTGA
- the LOC122327087 gene encoding persephin — protein MRSLLKITILLFCVQAGEGHWLRTLLDKDLRGEEQRGGDAEENEGSGRQLERAIRLPRSAESPCALHSILLQVRDLGLGYDSDETVPFKYCSGTCPRLASNHDLTLANLLQSGVLQYTGHWHHQPCCRPTHHEDIAFLDNHHRWHKVEKLSAAGCVCMG, from the exons ATGCGTTCACTACTGAAGATCACCATTCTGCTTTTTTGCGTTCAAGCCGGAGAAGGACACTGGCTTAGAACGCTACTGG ACAAGGACCTCCGTGGTGAAGAACAAAGAGGAGGTGATGCTGAGGAAAATGAGGGTTCGGGGAGGCAGTTGGAAAGGGCGATTCGGTTGCCCCGCAGCGCTGAGTCGCCTTGTGCCTTGCACTCCATCCTGCTGCAGGTGCGAGACCTCGGTCTGGGCTACGACTCGGATGAGACGGTGCCGTTTAAATACTGCAGCGGGACCTGTCCTCGCCTGGCCTCCAACCACGACCTCACACTCGCCAACCTCCTGCAAAGCGGCGTTCTTCAGTACACCGGCCACTGGCACCATCAGCCCTGCTGTCGCCCCACACACCACGAAGACATAGCCTTTCTCGACAACCACCATCGCTGGCACAAAGTCGAGAAACTCTCTGCAGCTGGATGCGTCTGTATGGGATAG
- the wdr83 gene encoding WD repeat domain-containing protein 83 → MAFPQPRPQAPQLPQHLLRTIECQQGAVRAVRFNADGNYVLTCGGDKSLKLWSASRGTPLKTYTGHGYEVLDVDSSYDNSQLCSCSSDKTVILWDVASGQVTRKLRGHAGKVNCVQFNEEATVMLSGSIDGTVRCWDVRSRRMEPIQILDEARDGISSLKVSEHELLTGSVDGRVRRYDLRMGQLHVDFIGSPITCVCFSRDGQCTLSSSLDSMVRLLDKSSGDMLGEYSGHVNKGYKLDCCLSDKDTHVLSCSEDGHVYFWDLVEGSLTLKMPIGKAVVQSLSFHPTEPRLLTAMEGRVQVWGAGPEDAAVEDS, encoded by the exons ATGGCGTTTCCGCAGCCGCGTCCTCAAGCGCCTCAGTTGCCGCAGCATCTTTTGCGGACCATAGAGTGTCAACAGGGCGCCGTGAGAGCTGTGCGCTTCAACG CTGATGGGAACTACGTGCTGACCTGCGGGGGTGATAAGTCTCTGAAGCTGTGGAGTGCGAGTCGAGGGACTCCGCTGAAGACTTACACCGGTCACGGGTATGAAGTGCTGGACGTGGACAG TTCTTATGACAACAGTCAGCTGTGCTCCTGCAGCTCGGATAAAACGGTCATCCTCTGGGATGTGGCGTCTGGTCAGGTGACGCGCAAACTTCGCGGACACGCCGGG AAAGTAAACTGCGTGCAGTTTAACGAGGAGGCCACTGTGATGCTGTCAG GCTCCATTGACGGGACCGTACGGTGTTGGGACGTTAGATCCAGGCGGATGGAGCCGATCCAGATCCTGGACGAGGCTCGAGATGGGATCAGCAGCCTGAAGGTTTCAGAGCACGAGCTTTTGACTGG GTCCGTGGACGGAAGAGTGAGAAGATACGATCTACGAATGGGGCAGCTTCATGTCGATTTTATTGGGA GTCCcatcacgtgtgtgtgtttcagtcgGGACGGTCAGTGCACACTGAGCTCTAGTTTGGACTCCATGGTGCGCCTGCTGGACAAAAGCTCAGGAGATATGCTGGGAGA GTACTCTGGTCATGTCAATAAAGGCTACAAGCTCGACTGCTGTCTGTCTGATAAAGACACGCACGTTCTGAGCTGTTCGGAAGATGGACATGTTTACTTCTGGGATCTGGTGGAG GGCTCCCTGACTTTAAAGATGCCCATCGGGAAAGCTGTCGTCCAATCACTGTCCTTCCACCCAACGGAGCCCCGCCTTTTGACCGCTATGGAGGGGCGTGTTCAGGTGTGGGGGGCGGGGCCAGAGGATGCAGCTGTGGAGGACAGCTGA
- the sde2 gene encoding replication stress response regulator SDE2, with translation MLLRHTQQGTLGTFQNNSVNAINTSQVLTEVYKHVFGNRRGEDMEFFVISPNLRFINLRVAPGSTVSDLIDRFAVTEGASFADFYVKSNGRISRSNESLQSGAVYRVEPRLCGGKGGFGSMLRALGAQIEKTTNREACRDLSGRRLRDVNHEKQMADWLKKQADREAEKEQRRLERIQRKLAEPKHYFTDTDYEQQCHDLSERLEDSVLKGMQASSSGLVKVDEGPSRKRPTPADSEKKAKKKCFWSGLGGLEETGSSGEGSEDSDGEAFPSTSGASCSSDAAKRAAQPPASTRGSNGTDPRERPGGSSSSSSRSPAPSSPAQEEEEEVQKNTEKESTAETGQNGSIEENKSSPAPSSSTQVEEEEEVVVVQKGCTSETGQNVTGDEDKSQVEPAEAESSRAQEEEAEGPLDLLSASGPEQLEALGLEQLKKELMERGMKCGGTLQERAARLFSVKGLSPDQIDPALLAKPTKGKKK, from the exons TTCTGTCAACGCAATTAATACGTCACAGGTTTTAACGGAAGTTTATAAGCACGTCTTCGGGAACAGACGAGGCGAAGACATGGAGTTCTTTGTAATTTCACCGAATTTGAGGTTTATTAACCTTCGCGTCGCCCCGGGCTCGACAGTCAGCGATCTCATCGATCGTTTTGCCGTTACAGAG ggcgcctccttcgcggatTTCTACGTGAAGAGTAACGGTCGGATATCTCGGAGCAACGAGTCTCTTCAGTCTGGAGCTGTGTACCGTGTGGAGCCTCGGTTATGTGGAGGAAAAGGAG GATTTGGCTCTATGCTGAGGGCCCTTGGTGCACAAATCGAAAAGACCACTAACCGTGAGGCGTGCAGAGATCTGAGTGGAAGGAGACTGAGAGACGTCAATCACGAGAAACA GATGGCGGATTGGCTGAAAAAGCAGGCGGATCGCGAGGCGGAGAAGGAGCAGCGTCGTCTGGAGAGGATTCAGAGGAAACTCGCCGAGCCCAAACATTATTTCACAGACACTGATTATGAACAGCAGTGCCACGACCTTTCAGAGAGACTGGAGGACTCGGTGCTGAAGG GCATGCAGGCTTCCTCTAGTGGTCTCGTCAAGGTGGACGAGGGGCCGAGTCGCAAGCGTCCGACACCAGCCGACAgtgaaaagaaagcaaagaagaaatgtttctg GTCTGGTCTCGGGGGACTGGAGGAGACGGGCAGCTCCGGTGAAGGAAGTGAGGACAGCGACGGCGAGGCTTTTCCGTCCACCTCTGGGGCTTCGTGCAGTTCAGATGCAGCTAAACGGGCCGCGCAGCCGCCGGCTTCCACCAGAGGGAGTAACGGGACCGACCCTCGGGAGCGGCCCGGCGGCTCCAGCAGCTCCTCCTCCCGGAGTCCCGCGCCGAGCTCCCCAgcacaggaggaggaggaggaggtgcaGAAGAACACCGAAAAAGAGTCTACAGCTGAAACCGGTCAAAACGGCAGCATCGAAGAGAATAAATCGAGTCCCGCACCGAGCTCCTCAAcacaggtggaggaggaggaggaagtggTGGTGGTGCAGAAAGGGTGTACATCTGAAACCGGCCAAAACGTCACCGGTGATGAGGATAAATCACAGGTGGAGCCCGCAGAAGCAGAGAGCAGTCGGGCACAGGAAGAGGAG GCGGAGGGTCCGCTGGATCTACTGTCCGCGAGTGGGCCGGAGCAGCTGGAGGCTTTGGGTCTGGAGCAGCTGAAGAAAGAGCTGATGGAACGAGGGATGAAGTGTGGAGGAACGCTGCAGGAACGGGCCGCACGTCTCTTCTCCGTCAAAGGACTGAGTCCAGATCAGATTGACCCCGCGCTCCTGGCCAAACCCACCAAGGGCAAGAAGAAATAA